CGTCACCCCAGCCGCGTCGGCGCAGCTCCTCCGCGAGCACCGGGTACCGCGACACGTCCCGCAGGTCCGACGGCAGCACGGGCGTGCCGTCGTAGTCGCCACCGAGGCCCAGGTGGGCCGCGCCCGCGACCTCACGGGCGTGGTCGACGTGGTCGGCGACGTCCCCCACCGTGACGAGCGGCGGTTCCCCCTCGGACCCCGCTTCCTCCCAGTCGGCCCACGCGCGGGAGACGAACTTCGGCACGAAGGTGATCATCACGACGCCCCCGTTGTCGGCGAGCCGGGCAAGCACGTCGTCGGGCACGTTCCGCGGGTGGTCGTCGACGGCGACGGTGGACGAGTGGCTGAACACGACCGGTTGCGTCGCGACGTCGAGGGTGTCGCGCATCGTCGCCGGCGCGGTGTGCGACAGGTCGACGAGCATGCCGATCCGCTCCATCTCGGCGACGACCTCGCGTCCGCGGTCGGTCAGGCCGCCGTGTGCCCGGGCGCCGGTGGCCGAGTCGGCCCAGGTCGTGTCGTCGTTGTGCGTCAGCGTCATGTAGCGGACGCCGAGCCGGGCGAAGGACCGGAGCACCGCGAGGTCGTCGCCGATGGAGTGCCCGCCCTCGGCGCCGAGCAGCGACGCGATCCGTCCGGCGTCGACGGCGGTGCGCAGTTCGGCAGCGGTGCGGACGAAGGTCAGGTCGTCGGGGTACCGCGCGATGATCCGGTGCGCGGTGTCGATCTGCTGCAGGGTGGTGCGCACCGGGTCCGGGTCGTCCGACGGCACGAACACCGACCAGAACTGGCCCACGACACCGCCGGCCCGGAGCTTCGGCAGGTCGGTGTGCAGCGTGCCCTGTCCGCGGTCGATGCCCTCGACGCCGGAGTCGTGCGACTCGCGGCGCTCCCACGGGAGGTCGTTGTGTCCGTCGATGACCGGGAAGGCGAGGGTGTCAGACGTCATGTCGCCGACGCTACCGCGTGGTCGCGCCGTCGCTAGGCTCGCGGTGTGCTCCCCGTGACGCTCCGGACCGACCGGCTCGTGCTCTCCGCGCCGGGTCCAGCCGATGCGGAGGCCGTCATCGCGTACGCGAACGACCCGGACGTCATCGCGTTCACCCCGGTCCCCGTGCCGTACGGGCACGCCGAGGCCCGTCAGTGGCTCGACCTGGTCGAGGTCGGGTGGCGTGACGACACCCGGTACGACTTCGGGATCCGCCGTGCGGAGGACCCCCGGCTGCTCGGTACCGTCGGCGTCTTCGGCTTCGTGGACGGCGCCGGCGAGATCGGCTGGGCGCTGCACCCCGACGGCCGCGGGCAGGGCCTGATGGCCGAGGCCGCCGATCGTGTGCTGGCGTGGGCGTTCGCCGCACCGCCGGACGGGCTCGGCCTGGTGCGGGTGCAGTGGCGCGCACTCGGGACGAACGCCGCGTCGTCCGCGACGGCCCGGCGGATCGGCATGCGCTTCGAGGGTCGGTCCCGATCAGCCGTCGTGCACCGGGGCGCCCGCCACGACCAGCTGCTCGCCGCGGTGCTGCGCGACGACGACCGCACGGTGCCGCAGGTCTGGCCGGACGCGTGACCGTCGCCTTCCGGGTGGTCACCGAGATCGCCGCTCCGGTGGAGCGCGTCTTCGCGCTGTCGCTCGACATCGGCGCGCACGAACGCTCGATGGCCGATACCGACGAACGCGCCGTGGCCGGGACGACGTCCGGCACGATCGGGCTCGGCGAGAGCGTCACGTGGCGCGCGCGGCACTTCGGGATCGTCTGGTCGATGACGAGCAGGGTCACCGCCCTGGAGGCTCCGGGTCGCTTCGTCGACGAGCAGGTGCGTGGTCCGTTCGCCCGGTTCCGGCACGAGCACCGGTTCGAGCCGTCGGCCGACGGGACGCGGATGGTCGACGAGGTCGTCTTCCGGGCGCCCCTCGGCCCGCTCGGCTGGCTGGCCGAGCGGGTAGCGCTCGCCCGCTACCTGCCGCGGTTGATCGCCGCGCGCAACGCATCGCTGCGCGACGAGCTCGAGCGGGACGGGGACGGTCAGCGGGGGGCGAGCTCCCCGAGTGCGTCGTAGGCCGCCGCCACGGCGTCCACCCGGGCACGCCCTGCCGGCCCGGAGGCCTCGTACACGTCGTTCGCGATCGCTGCGACGACCGCGAAGAGCGCCGCCATCGAGTCGAACGCCGACGGCGAGTCCACCGGGCAGAGCACCGCGGTCGCCGCGGGCGCCGCGATCACGGCTGCGGTCGGGTCGCCGAGCACGACCACGTCGGCGCCGGTCGCGACGCAGTGCCGCACGAGCCGTTCGGCACCCGCCGCGTGCCGCCTGACCGTGACGAGCACGACGAGGTCGCGGCGGTCGAGGTCGGCGACCTCCTCGCCCAGGCGCTGCCCCGGTGCCGGACCGATCCGGACGTCCGGTCGCACCTGGGCCAGCTGCGACCGGAGCTGCATGGCGACGGGGTGCGCGCCGCGTTCCCCGAAGACGAGCACCCGCCGGGCACGGACGATCCGGCGGGCGAGCCGGACGCGGTCGGCCCGGGCGAGCGAGGCGAACGCGGCGTCGAGGTTGCGTGCCTCGACGGCCCGCTGGTCGACGTGCGC
The sequence above is drawn from the Curtobacterium sp. MR_MD2014 genome and encodes:
- a CDS encoding dipeptidase, which codes for MTSDTLAFPVIDGHNDLPWERRESHDSGVEGIDRGQGTLHTDLPKLRAGGVVGQFWSVFVPSDDPDPVRTTLQQIDTAHRIIARYPDDLTFVRTAAELRTAVDAGRIASLLGAEGGHSIGDDLAVLRSFARLGVRYMTLTHNDDTTWADSATGARAHGGLTDRGREVVAEMERIGMLVDLSHTAPATMRDTLDVATQPVVFSHSSTVAVDDHPRNVPDDVLARLADNGGVVMITFVPKFVSRAWADWEEAGSEGEPPLVTVGDVADHVDHAREVAGAAHLGLGGDYDGTPVLPSDLRDVSRYPVLAEELRRRGWGDDDLRALAGGNVLRVLEATDERFARSALR
- a CDS encoding GNAT family N-acetyltransferase — encoded protein: MLPVTLRTDRLVLSAPGPADAEAVIAYANDPDVIAFTPVPVPYGHAEARQWLDLVEVGWRDDTRYDFGIRRAEDPRLLGTVGVFGFVDGAGEIGWALHPDGRGQGLMAEAADRVLAWAFAAPPDGLGLVRVQWRALGTNAASSATARRIGMRFEGRSRSAVVHRGARHDQLLAAVLRDDDRTVPQVWPDA
- a CDS encoding SRPBCC family protein: MTVAFRVVTEIAAPVERVFALSLDIGAHERSMADTDERAVAGTTSGTIGLGESVTWRARHFGIVWSMTSRVTALEAPGRFVDEQVRGPFARFRHEHRFEPSADGTRMVDEVVFRAPLGPLGWLAERVALARYLPRLIAARNASLRDELERDGDGQRGASSPSAS
- a CDS encoding MurR/RpiR family transcriptional regulator; amino-acid sequence: MSAAPDVRARVDAVWDRLSPAERRVAAMVRHDPELLLVGTSAELAAESGTSKATVSRLVRSLGFQDAAEVRQELMSARGSGLPWAAEDAAHVDQRAVEARNLDAAFASLARADRVRLARRIVRARRVLVFGERGAHPVAMQLRSQLAQVRPDVRIGPAPGQRLGEEVADLDRRDLVVLVTVRRHAAGAERLVRHCVATGADVVVLGDPTAAVIAAPAATAVLCPVDSPSAFDSMAALFAVVAAIANDVYEASGPAGRARVDAVAAAYDALGELAPR